The Streptomyces kanamyceticus genome window below encodes:
- a CDS encoding TolB family protein gives MSLSVVVAAALGAAALPATAAQAAPPPPAPRTERVSVAADGTEADGASGAASLSGDGRHVAFRSDAENLTEGHQGPYDYGFVRDLRTGEVTRLKNSMGAPVISDDGRYAAHTGWGTHGINVFLTDLSTGERRQIDGRGFKDSSAHPSISANGRYVAYHLQPRHPGDPARVEVYDRESDTREVVSEGPQDSARDMIDPSISAEGRHVAYEDKGTGQVWLRDRATGGLSRVDDGTASTLVQVNGRSVAMNSATGAYVRDLRTGEVRRLPGAHAQALSRDGRQLLYGDGQSNVLLRRLASGHEVTVGHGSAGPGAFAATGRGVVYSSEDTDIVPGDTNGLRDVFKWTAR, from the coding sequence GTGTCCCTGAGTGTCGTGGTGGCCGCCGCGCTCGGGGCCGCCGCGTTACCGGCCACCGCGGCGCAGGCCGCGCCGCCGCCACCCGCCCCCAGGACCGAGCGGGTGAGCGTCGCGGCCGACGGGACCGAGGCCGACGGCGCGTCCGGCGCGGCGTCCCTGTCGGGCGACGGCCGCCACGTGGCCTTCCGCAGCGACGCCGAGAATCTGACGGAGGGTCACCAGGGTCCGTATGACTACGGATTCGTGCGCGATCTCCGCACGGGCGAGGTGACCCGGCTGAAGAACTCCATGGGCGCCCCCGTCATCAGCGACGACGGCCGCTACGCCGCGCACACCGGCTGGGGCACGCACGGCATCAACGTCTTCCTCACCGACCTGAGTACGGGGGAGCGCAGGCAGATCGACGGCAGGGGCTTCAAGGACAGCTCGGCCCACCCGTCCATCAGCGCGAACGGCCGCTACGTCGCCTATCACCTGCAGCCGCGCCACCCCGGGGATCCCGCCCGCGTCGAGGTCTACGACCGCGAGAGCGACACCCGCGAGGTCGTCAGCGAGGGACCGCAGGACTCGGCCCGCGACATGATCGACCCGTCCATCAGCGCCGAAGGACGCCACGTCGCCTACGAGGACAAGGGCACAGGGCAGGTCTGGCTCCGCGACCGCGCCACGGGCGGGCTCAGCCGTGTCGACGACGGCACCGCGTCCACGCTGGTGCAGGTCAACGGGCGCAGCGTCGCGATGAACTCCGCGACAGGCGCGTACGTACGCGATCTGCGCACCGGAGAGGTCCGGCGCCTGCCGGGCGCCCACGCGCAGGCCCTGAGTCGGGACGGACGCCAACTCCTCTACGGGGACGGGCAGTCGAACGTCCTGCTGCGCCGCCTCGCCAGTGGCCACGAGGTGACCGTCGGCCACGGCTCGGCGGGGCCCGGCGCGTTCGCCGCGACGGGGCGGGGCGTCGTCTACAGCTCGGAGGACACCGACATCGTGCCGGGCGACACCAACGGCCTGCGTGACGTCTTCAAGTGGACGGCGCGTTGA
- a CDS encoding branched-chain amino acid aminotransferase, giving the protein MTTTPTIELKPSSAPLAAAEREAILANPGFGRHFTDHMVTIKWTEGRGWHDGQLVPYGPLAIDPATNVLHYAQEIFEGLKAYRQPDGSVASFRPDANARRFQASARRLAMPELPVETFIEACDALVKQDKDWVPAHGGEESLYLRPFMIATEVGLGVKPANEYLFIVIASPAGAYFPGGVRPVSIWLSEDRVRAVPGGMGDAKTGGNYAASLLAQAEAAAKGCDQVAYLDAVEHKWVEELGGMNLYFVYGNKIVTPTLTGSLLAGVTRDSLLTVARDLGYESEEGRVSIDQWKTDSANGTLTEVFACGTAAVITPVGTVKCASGEWFQSEGKPGDVTLKLREALLDVQRGTSQDTHGWMHDLG; this is encoded by the coding sequence ATGACGACGACGCCGACCATCGAGCTCAAGCCCTCATCGGCCCCGCTGGCTGCCGCGGAGCGCGAGGCGATCCTGGCCAACCCCGGGTTCGGCCGCCACTTCACCGACCACATGGTGACGATCAAGTGGACGGAGGGCCGCGGCTGGCACGACGGCCAGCTCGTGCCGTACGGCCCGCTCGCCATCGACCCGGCCACCAACGTCCTGCACTACGCCCAGGAGATCTTCGAGGGCCTCAAGGCCTACCGCCAGCCCGACGGTTCGGTGGCCTCTTTCCGCCCCGACGCCAACGCCCGCCGCTTCCAGGCGTCCGCCCGGCGCCTGGCCATGCCCGAGCTGCCCGTCGAGACGTTCATCGAGGCCTGCGACGCGCTGGTCAAGCAGGACAAGGACTGGGTGCCCGCGCACGGCGGCGAGGAGTCCCTCTACCTGCGCCCCTTCATGATCGCGACCGAGGTCGGCCTGGGCGTGAAGCCCGCCAACGAGTACCTCTTCATCGTCATCGCCTCGCCCGCGGGCGCCTACTTCCCCGGTGGCGTCAGGCCCGTCTCGATCTGGCTCTCCGAGGACCGCGTGCGCGCCGTGCCCGGCGGCATGGGCGACGCCAAGACCGGCGGCAACTACGCCGCGTCGCTGCTCGCGCAGGCGGAGGCGGCGGCCAAGGGCTGTGACCAGGTGGCCTACCTCGACGCGGTCGAGCACAAGTGGGTCGAGGAGCTCGGCGGCATGAACCTGTACTTCGTGTACGGGAACAAAATCGTCACGCCTACGTTGACCGGTTCGCTCCTCGCCGGTGTCACCCGTGACTCGCTCCTCACGGTCGCGCGTGACCTCGGCTACGAGTCCGAGGAGGGCCGCGTCTCCATCGACCAGTGGAAGACCGACTCCGCGAACGGCACGCTCACCGAGGTCTTCGCCTGCGGCACGGCGGCGGTCATCACGCCCGTCGGCACGGTCAAGTGCGCCTCGGGCGAGTGGTTCCAGAGCGAGGGCAAGCCGGGTGACGTCACGCTGAAGCTGCGTGAGGCCCTCCTCGACGTCCAGCGGGGTACGTCGCAGGACACGCACGGCTGGATGCACGACCTCGGCTGA
- a CDS encoding TolB family protein gives MYCTQRNRLALAVAAGVAAATVIALPAAVAVPAGVLAPRTEGVSVTASGAAGNDRSSQESISRNGRYAAFVSGASDLVAGDTNGRSDVFVRDLRGGGTERIALDGRELSSPSLSADGRYVAFVASTVEGWPTVRDVRLYDRRTKKTERLDVELPEGFPGDSAGTVSLSANGRYAVFSTDGPRFDGTAVFLRDRRTGTTERISHPYTGGDGERDAHSPTVSDDGRYVAYANSFVNGPRGDDWSDLWLRDRATGKLTQVDRSYDGSKTEKESLDVSVSGDGRTVVFESRDTHLVPDDNDAAWNVFVHDVASGTNQRVHGTQGGPGEVYTRSPAISADGRYLTYMSELAEPGSEYGKEWPTYLRDLKKGTTTLVTPDAEGGAATANVLPGGISGDARRIAFESADASLLPGDANDGDDVFVRHVR, from the coding sequence ATGTACTGCACCCAGCGCAACCGACTCGCCCTGGCCGTCGCGGCAGGCGTCGCCGCGGCCACCGTCATCGCCCTGCCCGCCGCCGTCGCCGTCCCCGCCGGGGTGCTGGCGCCCCGCACCGAGGGCGTCAGCGTCACCGCGTCGGGCGCGGCGGGCAACGACCGCTCCTCGCAGGAGTCGATCAGCAGGAACGGGCGCTACGCGGCGTTCGTCTCCGGCGCGAGCGACCTGGTGGCCGGGGACACCAACGGCCGGAGCGACGTCTTCGTACGCGACCTGCGCGGCGGCGGGACGGAGCGGATCGCCCTGGACGGGCGGGAGTTGAGCAGTCCGTCGCTGAGCGCCGACGGACGCTACGTCGCGTTCGTCGCCTCGACCGTCGAGGGCTGGCCGACCGTGCGGGACGTACGGCTGTACGACCGCAGGACCAAGAAGACCGAGCGCCTGGACGTCGAGCTGCCCGAAGGATTCCCCGGCGACAGCGCGGGCACGGTGTCCCTGAGCGCGAACGGGCGCTACGCCGTCTTCAGCACGGACGGGCCCCGCTTCGACGGCACGGCGGTCTTCCTGCGCGACCGGCGGACCGGCACCACCGAGCGGATCAGCCATCCGTACACGGGCGGCGACGGGGAGCGCGACGCGCACTCGCCGACCGTCAGTGACGACGGCCGCTACGTCGCCTACGCCAACTCCTTCGTGAACGGCCCGCGCGGCGACGACTGGAGCGACCTGTGGCTGCGCGACCGCGCGACCGGGAAGCTGACGCAGGTCGACCGCTCGTACGACGGGTCCAAGACCGAGAAGGAGTCCCTCGACGTCTCCGTCAGCGGCGACGGCCGCACGGTCGTCTTCGAGTCCCGCGACACCCATCTGGTGCCCGACGACAACGACGCCGCCTGGAACGTCTTCGTCCACGACGTCGCGAGCGGCACCAACCAGCGCGTCCACGGCACCCAGGGCGGCCCCGGCGAGGTGTACACCCGCTCGCCCGCGATCAGCGCCGACGGCCGCTACCTCACCTATATGTCGGAGCTGGCCGAGCCCGGCAGCGAGTACGGAAAGGAGTGGCCCACCTACCTCCGTGACCTGAAGAAGGGCACCACCACGCTGGTGACCCCGGACGCGGAGGGCGGCGCCGCGACCGCCAACGTCCTGCCCGGCGGCATCTCCGGCGACGCCCGACGCATCGCCTTCGAGTCGGCGGACGCCTCGCTGTTGCCCGGCGACGCCAACGACGGCGACGACGTCTTCGTGCGCCACGTGCGCTGA
- the ureA gene encoding urease subunit gamma, whose amino-acid sequence MRLTPTERDRLLLFGAAELARSRRARGLRLNVPEATALIADTVCEAARDGARLAEAVERARAMLGPDDVLPGVADVVTEVHVEAVFDDGSRLAVVSDPIGQGLGDAAPGALLPGPAHQEPEPVVTLGVRNTATVPVSVTSHFHFFEANPRLDFDRAAAYGMRLAVPAGSSVRFGPGESVEVGLLPIGGERIAIGFAGLVDGPLDAPGAKEEALRRAAACGYLGVEGER is encoded by the coding sequence GTGCGACTCACGCCCACCGAACGCGACCGGCTGCTGCTCTTCGGAGCCGCCGAGCTCGCCAGGTCCCGCAGGGCGCGCGGCCTCAGGCTCAACGTCCCCGAGGCCACCGCGCTGATCGCCGACACGGTGTGCGAGGCGGCCCGCGACGGCGCACGGCTCGCCGAGGCCGTCGAGCGGGCCCGCGCGATGCTCGGCCCCGACGACGTCCTGCCGGGCGTCGCGGACGTGGTGACCGAGGTGCACGTGGAGGCCGTCTTCGACGACGGGTCCCGGCTCGCCGTGGTCTCCGATCCGATCGGACAGGGCCTCGGCGACGCGGCGCCCGGCGCGCTGCTGCCAGGGCCCGCCCACCAGGAACCCGAGCCGGTCGTGACGCTGGGCGTGCGCAACACCGCCACCGTGCCCGTCTCCGTGACGTCGCACTTCCACTTCTTCGAGGCCAATCCGCGGCTCGACTTCGACCGTGCGGCCGCGTACGGGATGCGGCTTGCGGTGCCGGCGGGCTCCTCCGTGCGGTTCGGTCCCGGCGAGAGTGTCGAGGTGGGGCTGTTGCCCATCGGCGGCGAGCGGATCGCGATCGGTTTCGCGGGTCTGGTGGACGGCCCGCTGGATGCGCCGGGTGCGAAGGAAGAGGCCCTGCGCAGGGCGGCGGCGTGCGGCTACCTCGGAGTGGAGGGGGAGCGATGA
- a CDS encoding urease subunit alpha — MNPYEYAATHGPRAGDHVRLGDSGLTIRVESDAQKHGDEFLAGFGKTARDGLHLKAAAVRETCDVVISNVVVIDAVQGIRKVSIGIREGRIASIGRAGNPDTLDGVDVVVGTGTSIVSGEGLIATAGSVDTHVHLLSPRIMEASLASGVTTIIGQEFGPVWGVGVNSPWALRHAFNAFDAWPVNIGFLGRGSSSHDAPLIEALAEGGASGFKVHEDMGAHTRALDTALRVAEEHDVQVALHSDGLNECLSVEDTLSVLDGRTIHAFHIEGCGGGHVPNVLKMAGVPNVIGSSTNPTLPFGRDAVAEHYGMIVSVHDLKTDLPGDAAMARDRIRAGTMGAEDVLHDLGAIGITSSDAQGMGRAGETVRRTFAMAGKMKAELGPMEGDGERDDNARVLRYIAKLTINPALAHGLAHEVGSLEVGKMADIVLWRPQYFGAKPQMVLKSGFPAYGVTGDPNAATDTCEPLVLGPLFGAHGAVPADISVAFVARAAVEQGNDLMPTRRRRVAVRGTRGIGPADLLLNSRTGAVDVNQRTGLVTLDGDPLRSEPAESVSLNRLYFL; from the coding sequence ATGAACCCGTATGAGTACGCGGCCACGCACGGCCCGCGCGCCGGTGACCACGTCCGGCTCGGCGACTCCGGTCTGACGATCCGGGTCGAGTCCGACGCGCAGAAGCACGGCGACGAATTCCTCGCCGGTTTCGGCAAGACGGCGCGTGACGGGCTGCATCTGAAGGCCGCCGCGGTGCGTGAGACGTGTGACGTCGTGATCAGCAATGTCGTCGTCATCGATGCCGTGCAGGGCATTCGCAAGGTGTCGATCGGGATCAGGGAAGGGCGGATCGCCTCCATCGGGCGGGCCGGGAATCCCGACACCCTCGACGGCGTCGACGTCGTCGTCGGCACCGGCACGTCCATCGTGTCGGGGGAGGGCCTCATCGCCACCGCCGGGTCCGTGGACACGCACGTCCACCTGCTGTCGCCGCGGATCATGGAGGCGTCGCTGGCGTCCGGTGTGACCACGATCATCGGGCAGGAGTTCGGGCCGGTGTGGGGTGTGGGCGTCAACTCGCCCTGGGCGCTGCGTCACGCGTTCAACGCCTTCGACGCCTGGCCCGTCAACATCGGCTTCCTGGGCCGTGGTTCGTCCTCGCACGACGCGCCGCTGATCGAGGCGCTCGCCGAGGGCGGCGCGTCCGGGTTCAAGGTGCACGAGGACATGGGCGCGCACACCAGGGCGTTGGACACGGCGTTGCGGGTGGCGGAGGAGCATGACGTCCAAGTCGCCCTGCACAGCGACGGGTTGAACGAGTGCCTGTCGGTGGAGGACACGCTCAGCGTGCTCGACGGGCGTACCATCCACGCCTTCCACATCGAGGGTTGCGGCGGTGGGCACGTGCCGAACGTGCTGAAGATGGCGGGTGTGCCGAACGTGATCGGTTCCTCGACCAATCCGACGCTGCCGTTCGGCCGTGACGCGGTCGCCGAGCACTACGGGATGATCGTCTCGGTCCATGACCTGAAGACGGATCTGCCCGGTGACGCGGCGATGGCCCGGGACCGGATCCGGGCCGGGACGATGGGCGCGGAGGACGTGCTGCACGATCTGGGGGCCATCGGGATCACCTCCTCGGACGCGCAGGGCATGGGGCGGGCGGGCGAGACCGTGCGCCGGACCTTCGCGATGGCCGGGAAGATGAAGGCCGAGCTGGGCCCGATGGAGGGCGATGGCGAGCGGGACGACAACGCGCGCGTGCTGCGCTACATCGCCAAGCTGACCATCAATCCCGCCCTGGCCCACGGCCTTGCCCACGAGGTCGGCTCCCTCGAAGTCGGCAAGATGGCGGACATCGTGCTCTGGCGCCCGCAGTACTTCGGCGCCAAGCCGCAGATGGTCCTCAAGTCCGGCTTCCCCGCCTACGGGGTCACCGGCGACCCCAACGCCGCCACCGACACCTGCGAACCCCTCGTCCTCGGACCGCTGTTCGGCGCGCACGGGGCGGTGCCCGCCGACATCTCCGTGGCCTTCGTCGCGCGGGCCGCCGTCGAACAGGGCAACGACCTCATGCCCACCCGGCGCAGGCGGGTCGCGGTGCGCGGCACCCGTGGCATCGGGCCCGCCGACCTGCTCCTGAACTCGCGTACCGGCGCCGTCGACGTGAACCAGCGCACCGGCCTCGTCACCCTCGACGGCGATCCGCTCCGCTCCGAGCCCGCCGAATCCGTCTCCCTCAACCGCCTGTACTTCCTGTGA
- the cimA gene encoding citramalate synthase has product MTETSTPDDSFHVFDTTLRDGAQREGINLTVADKLTIARHLDDFGVGFIEGGWPGANPRDTEFFARAQQEITFRHAQLVAFGATRRANAKAAEDPQVNALLASGAPVITLVAKSHDRHVELALRTTLEENLEMVRDTVSYLVAEGRRVFVDCEHFFDGYRANPEYAKAVVRAASDAGADVVVLCDTNGGMLPAQVQATVSTVAADTGARLGIHAQDDTGCAVANTLAAVDAGATHVQCTANGYGERVGNANLFPVVAALELKYGKQVLPDGALREMTRVSHAIAEVVNLTPSTHQPYVGVSAFAHKAGLHASAIKVDPDLYQHIDPDLVGNRIRMLVSDMAGRASIELKGKELGVDLGDDRELVGRVVERVKERELQGYTYEAADASFELLLREEAEGRARRYFRVESWRAIVEDRPDGTHANEATVKLWAKGERIVATAEGNGPVNALDRALRVGLERIYPQLAKLELVDYKVRILEGKHGTSSTTRVLISTSDGVGEWSTVGVAENVIAASWGALEDAYTFGLLRAGVEPVE; this is encoded by the coding sequence ATGACGGAAACCAGCACACCCGACGATTCCTTCCACGTCTTCGACACGACGCTGCGCGACGGCGCGCAGCGCGAAGGCATCAACCTCACCGTCGCGGACAAGCTGACCATCGCCCGGCATCTGGACGACTTCGGCGTGGGCTTCATCGAGGGCGGCTGGCCCGGCGCCAACCCGCGCGACACCGAGTTCTTCGCGCGGGCGCAGCAGGAGATCACCTTCCGGCACGCCCAGCTCGTCGCCTTCGGCGCCACCCGCCGCGCGAACGCCAAGGCCGCCGAGGACCCCCAGGTCAACGCCCTTCTCGCGTCCGGCGCCCCCGTCATCACCCTCGTCGCCAAGTCCCACGACCGGCACGTCGAACTGGCCCTGCGCACCACCCTGGAGGAGAACCTGGAGATGGTCCGCGACACCGTCTCCTACCTGGTCGCCGAGGGCCGTCGCGTCTTCGTCGACTGCGAGCACTTCTTCGACGGCTACCGCGCCAACCCCGAGTACGCCAAGGCCGTCGTGCGCGCCGCGTCCGACGCGGGCGCCGACGTCGTCGTCCTGTGCGACACCAACGGCGGCATGCTGCCCGCGCAGGTCCAGGCCACCGTCTCCACCGTCGCCGCCGACACCGGCGCCCGGCTCGGCATCCACGCCCAGGACGACACGGGATGCGCCGTCGCCAACACTCTGGCCGCCGTCGACGCGGGCGCCACCCACGTGCAGTGCACCGCCAACGGCTACGGCGAGCGGGTCGGCAACGCCAACCTCTTCCCCGTCGTCGCCGCCCTGGAGCTCAAGTACGGCAAGCAGGTCCTGCCCGACGGCGCGCTGCGCGAGATGACCCGCGTCTCGCACGCCATCGCCGAGGTCGTGAACCTCACCCCCTCCACGCACCAGCCCTACGTCGGCGTCTCCGCCTTCGCCCACAAGGCCGGACTCCACGCCTCCGCGATCAAGGTCGACCCGGACCTCTACCAGCACATCGACCCGGACCTGGTCGGCAACCGCATCCGCATGCTCGTCTCCGACATGGCGGGCCGCGCCTCCATCGAGCTCAAGGGCAAGGAGCTCGGCGTCGACCTCGGCGACGACCGCGAGCTGGTCGGCCGCGTGGTGGAGCGGGTCAAGGAACGCGAGCTCCAGGGCTACACCTACGAGGCCGCCGACGCCTCCTTCGAGCTCCTGCTCCGCGAGGAGGCCGAGGGCAGGGCCCGCCGCTACTTCCGCGTCGAGTCCTGGCGGGCCATTGTCGAGGACCGCCCCGACGGCACGCACGCCAACGAGGCCACCGTGAAGCTGTGGGCCAAGGGCGAGCGCATCGTCGCCACTGCCGAGGGCAACGGCCCGGTCAACGCCCTGGACCGGGCGCTGCGCGTCGGGCTGGAGCGCATCTACCCGCAGCTCGCCAAGCTGGAGCTCGTCGACTACAAGGTCCGCATCCTGGAGGGCAAGCACGGCACGTCCTCCACCACGCGCGTGCTGATCTCCACCTCCGACGGCGTCGGCGAGTGGTCGACGGTCGGCGTCGCGGAGAACGTCATCGCCGCCTCGTGGGGCGCGCTGGAGGACGCGTACACCTTCGGTCTGCTGCGGGCCGGAGTCGAACCGGTGGAGTAG
- a CDS encoding TetR/AcrR family transcriptional regulator, with product MAGDGRSRARKNAPPREDVLAAAMEMIAERGLEKLTMAALGRAVDMSSGHLLYYFRTKDELLLRTLEWSEGRLGAERGRLLAGQGTARERLDAYVELYVPDGTGDPHWTLWLEVWNRSLNADEHGRDRQAAIEGAWHRDLVALLAEGVSRGEFGAIDPDRFAARLRALLDGFSIHVAIGLRGTGRAQVLAHVREFLDGALATDVRRPV from the coding sequence ATGGCAGGTGACGGTCGGTCCCGCGCGCGGAAGAACGCCCCACCGCGTGAGGACGTGCTGGCCGCCGCCATGGAGATGATCGCCGAGCGCGGCCTGGAGAAGCTCACCATGGCCGCGCTCGGCCGCGCGGTCGACATGAGCTCCGGCCACCTCCTGTACTACTTCCGCACCAAGGACGAGCTGCTCCTTCGCACCCTGGAGTGGAGCGAGGGCCGCCTCGGCGCCGAGCGCGGCCGCCTCCTGGCCGGGCAGGGCACGGCCCGCGAGCGCCTGGACGCGTACGTCGAGCTGTACGTCCCCGACGGCACGGGCGACCCGCACTGGACGCTCTGGCTGGAGGTCTGGAACCGCTCCCTGAACGCCGACGAGCACGGCCGCGACCGGCAGGCCGCGATCGAGGGCGCCTGGCACCGCGACCTGGTGGCGCTGCTCGCCGAGGGCGTCTCGCGCGGTGAGTTCGGCGCGATCGACCCCGACCGCTTCGCGGCCCGCCTCAGGGCGCTGCTCGACGGCTTCTCGATCCATGTGGCGATCGGCCTGCGCGGCACCGGAAGGGCCCAAGTGCTCGCGCACGTACGGGAGTTCCTGGACGGGGCGCTCGCCACGGACGTCCGGCGGCCTGTCTAG
- a CDS encoding agmatine deiminase family protein yields the protein MTFRMPPEWAPHERTWMAWPGPNPTFTNERELAEARTAWAGVARAVRRFEPVTMVVGTGQSESARALVGPDVELVEREIDDAWMRDIGPTFVRNGDQLAAVDWTFNGWGAQEWARWEHDAKIGRYVADLAGVPVHPSPLVNEGGGIHVDGEGTVLLTDTVQLDPHRNPGLTRERVEEEIHARIGTRKAIWLPRGLTGDYGQFGTRGHVDIVAAFAAPGVVLVHSQRDPAHPDFEVSKEIIATLEGQTDAKGRTLKIVEVPAPTVLEDDEGWVDYSYINHYLCNGGVVLCAFGDPNDEIAAGIFRGLFPDRTVTLVDARTIFAGGGGIHCITQQQPKV from the coding sequence ATGACCTTCCGCATGCCCCCCGAGTGGGCCCCGCACGAGCGCACCTGGATGGCGTGGCCCGGCCCCAACCCCACCTTCACGAACGAGCGGGAACTCGCCGAGGCGCGCACCGCCTGGGCGGGCGTGGCCCGCGCCGTGCGCCGCTTCGAGCCCGTCACCATGGTCGTCGGAACCGGCCAGAGCGAGTCCGCCCGCGCGCTCGTCGGCCCCGACGTGGAGCTCGTCGAGCGGGAGATCGACGACGCGTGGATGCGGGACATCGGCCCCACCTTCGTACGGAACGGTGACCAACTGGCCGCCGTGGACTGGACGTTCAACGGCTGGGGCGCCCAGGAGTGGGCCCGCTGGGAGCACGACGCGAAGATCGGCCGGTACGTCGCCGACCTCGCGGGCGTACCCGTGCACCCCTCGCCGCTCGTCAACGAAGGCGGCGGCATCCACGTGGACGGCGAGGGCACCGTCCTGCTCACCGACACCGTCCAGCTCGACCCGCACCGCAATCCAGGCCTGACCCGCGAGCGGGTCGAGGAGGAGATCCACGCCCGCATCGGCACCCGGAAGGCCATCTGGCTGCCGCGCGGCCTCACGGGCGACTACGGACAGTTCGGCACCCGGGGGCACGTCGACATCGTCGCCGCCTTCGCGGCGCCCGGCGTGGTCCTCGTGCACTCCCAGCGCGATCCCGCCCACCCCGACTTCGAGGTCAGCAAGGAGATCATCGCGACCCTGGAGGGGCAGACCGATGCCAAGGGCCGCACCCTGAAGATCGTCGAGGTGCCCGCGCCGACGGTCCTCGAGGACGACGAGGGCTGGGTCGACTACTCCTACATCAACCACTACCTCTGCAACGGCGGCGTCGTCCTGTGCGCCTTCGGCGACCCGAACGACGAGATCGCGGCGGGCATCTTCCGCGGCCTCTTCCCCGACAGGACCGTGACGCTCGTCGACGCCCGTACGATCTTTGCCGGGGGTGGTGGCATCCACTGCATCACCCAGCAGCAGCCGAAGGTGTGA
- a CDS encoding NADPH-dependent FMN reductase, which translates to MTSVILLLSGSMRSGSSNELVLRTARAAAPEGIRAVLYEGLGSLPHFNPDDDGDPLPAPVAELRAAIDGAAAVLVCTPEYAGTLPGSFKNLLDWTVGGTEIGDKPVAWVNAAAPGRGEGATATLRSVLGYTGAAVVEEACVRLQVDRGSLDEDGLIGDPAVREQLAKSLALLIRRP; encoded by the coding sequence ATGACTTCAGTGATCCTTCTGCTCTCCGGAAGCATGCGCTCGGGCTCGTCGAACGAACTCGTCCTGCGCACCGCGCGCGCGGCGGCGCCCGAGGGGATACGCGCCGTGCTGTACGAGGGGCTCGGCTCGCTGCCCCACTTCAACCCCGACGACGACGGGGACCCGCTGCCCGCCCCGGTGGCCGAGCTGCGCGCGGCGATCGACGGGGCGGCGGCCGTCCTGGTCTGCACCCCGGAGTACGCGGGCACGCTCCCCGGCTCTTTCAAGAACCTGCTCGACTGGACGGTCGGCGGCACGGAGATCGGCGACAAGCCCGTCGCCTGGGTGAACGCCGCGGCGCCCGGCCGGGGCGAGGGCGCGACGGCCACGCTCCGCAGCGTGCTCGGCTACACCGGCGCGGCGGTCGTGGAGGAGGCGTGCGTACGCCTCCAGGTGGACCGGGGGTCCCTCGACGAGGACGGTCTCATCGGGGACCCCGCGGTCCGCGAACAGCTGGCGAAGTCGCTCGCCCTGCTCATTCGCCGCCCTTGA
- a CDS encoding TolB-like translocation protein produces MDGALRTGAATAVLAGVVALALTGADAGATGWAKPPAPRTERVSTTSAGGQLDGHSRQGVLSDDGRYAAFSTKAVEFGCERNVYTCLRLKDRATGEVTAVPGADGFSWAPPVISGDGRHVGFTAGTKVPVPEVYDRTTGTSVRVLPESDGEAWTGELWSLSRDGAHVAYGAGTRPRPTQRLYVRDMARGTDDLISGEADGDKEYASVSADGTRVAYQLRTAGDDSADVLVRNRTTGRTVQVDKGLGRAGLVQLGADGRQVVFTADGGTYVHDLRTGRTRHLAQTPAVSASRDGRYALIGAADGDTLTLLDLRTGSRTPVGPGDAVPGAVTARGREVAFTSAATDLVPDDTNGDSDIFVRHTR; encoded by the coding sequence GTGGACGGCGCGTTGAGGACCGGCGCCGCGACAGCCGTTCTCGCGGGGGTCGTCGCCCTGGCTCTCACCGGCGCCGACGCCGGAGCCACAGGCTGGGCGAAGCCGCCCGCGCCCCGCACCGAGCGCGTCAGCACCACGAGCGCGGGCGGGCAGCTGGACGGCCACTCCCGCCAGGGCGTGCTCAGCGACGACGGGCGCTACGCCGCCTTCTCCACGAAGGCCGTCGAGTTCGGCTGCGAGCGCAACGTCTACACCTGCCTACGGCTGAAGGACCGGGCCACCGGCGAGGTGACCGCGGTGCCCGGCGCGGACGGGTTCTCCTGGGCGCCCCCGGTCATCAGCGGCGACGGGCGCCACGTGGGCTTCACCGCGGGCACCAAGGTCCCCGTGCCCGAGGTGTACGACCGCACGACGGGCACCTCCGTGCGGGTCCTGCCGGAGTCCGACGGCGAGGCGTGGACCGGCGAGCTGTGGTCGCTCAGCCGCGACGGCGCCCACGTCGCCTACGGCGCGGGCACCCGCCCCCGGCCCACCCAGCGGCTGTACGTCCGCGACATGGCGCGCGGCACCGACGACCTGATCTCGGGCGAGGCGGACGGGGACAAGGAGTACGCCTCGGTGAGCGCCGACGGCACCCGCGTCGCCTACCAGCTGCGCACGGCGGGCGACGACTCCGCCGACGTCCTGGTCAGGAACCGCACGACCGGCAGGACCGTCCAGGTCGACAAGGGCCTGGGCAGGGCGGGCCTCGTCCAACTCGGCGCCGACGGACGGCAGGTGGTCTTCACCGCCGACGGCGGCACCTACGTACACGACCTGCGTACCGGCAGGACCCGGCACCTCGCACAGACACCCGCCGTCTCCGCGAGCCGCGACGGACGGTACGCGCTCATCGGCGCGGCCGACGGGGACACCCTGACGCTGCTCGACCTGCGCACGGGCAGCCGCACGCCCGTGGGCCCCGGCGACGCCGTGCCGGGCGCCGTCACGGCGCGGGGCCGCGAGGTGGCGTTCACCTCCGCGGCCACGGACCTGGTGCCGGACGACACGAACGGCGACTCCGACATCTTCGTACGCCACACACGCTGA